In Gordonia sp. SL306, the genomic window GGACCCTCGCCCGGCCGCGTGTCTCCGCCGCATCCGCAAGCGCTGCCGCGGCGGCGGCGACGCGCACATCGTCACCACCGGCGAGGGATCTGCCCAGCACGTCGAGACCGATGCTGTCGATGAACCCCGTGTCGGTGCGGCCGGACCGGAACGCCTCGCTGCGCAGCGTGTTGACGAGCATGTCCCGGTTGGTGACCGGACCGTGGATACGTGCGTCGGCCAGGACACGCGCCAGCATCGCCGCCGCCTGCCGCCGGTCCGGCGCCCAACTGATCACCTTCGCCAGCATCGGGTCGTAGAAGGTCGAGATCTCGCTGCCCGCCTCGATGCCGGAGTCGACTCGGATGCCCGGACGGTCGAGGAGGCCGAACGCAACGTCGTCGGCGATCTCGATTCCGTGCACGGTCCCCGACTGCGGTTGCCAGTCGGCAGCGGGGTCCTCGGCGTAGAGACGGACCTCGATGGCGTGCCCGGATGCGGCGGGTGGTCGGACATCGAGATGCTCACCCATCGCGACTCGCAACTGCCACGACACCAGGTCGGTGCCGGTGGTCAGCTCGGTCACGGGGTGCTCGACCTGCAGTCGGGTGTTGGTCTCCAGGAAGAAGAATCGGCCGTTCTCGTCGGCGAGGAACTCCACCGTGCCGGCTCCGGTGTATCCGATCGCCGCCACCGCGGTCCGCGCCGCCGCGTAAAGACGGTCGCGCAGGTCACCTCCGAGACGCTCGACCAACGGGGCAGGCGCCTCTTCGACCACCTTCTGGTGCCGGCGCTGGATGGAGCATTCGCGTTCGCCGACGGCCCAGACGGCCCCGTGTCGGTCGGCCATCACCTGGACCTCGATGTGATGGCCACGCTCGACGTAGGTTTCACAGAAGACGGTGGGATCGCCGAAGGCGGACTCCGCCTCTCGTGCGGCACCGGCAACCGCGTCACCCAGCTCGTCGAGCGAACGAACCACCCGCATCCCGCGACCACCACCGCCTGCGGATGCCTTGATCAGCAACGGCAGGTCGTCGACGGTCACCGCGGCAGGATCGACGTTGCCCAGTACGGGTACCCCCGCGTCGGCCATCAGCTTTTTCGCGTTGACCTTCGAACCCATCGCCGCGATCGCGGCCGGTGGCGGACCGATCCAGACGAGTCCGGCGTCCATCACCGCCTGCGCGAATTCGGCGTTCTCTGAGAGGAACCCGTAGCCGGGATGGATGGCGTCCGCGTCGGCCGCCTGTGCCGCCGCGATGATGAGGTCGCCGCGCAGATACGTCTGCGCCGACGTCGAGCCGGGCAGCGCGACGGCGGTGTCGGCCATCCGCACATGCGGCGCATCCTCGTCGGGATCGGAGAACACGGCGACGGTGCGCAGGCCCATCGCGCGGGCGGTGGTGAACACGCGGCAGGCGATCTCGCCGCGGTTGGCGACGAGTACAGAGGTGATCGTGGTTGTCATGTTCGCCTCACATCCGGAAGACGCCGAAGTTGGACGTGCCCTCGACCGGCCCACTGTCGATGGCCGAAAGGCACAGCCCCAGAATGGTCCTGGTGTCGCGCGGGTCGATCACACCGTCGTCGTAGAGCATGCCGGACAGGAACGCCGGGACCGATTCGGCCTCGATCTGCGCCTCGATCATCTGCTTCATCGCCGCATCCGCTGACTCGTCGACGGTTCCTCCACGCGCCTCGGTGGCGGCCCGGGACACGATGGAGATGACGCCCGCGAGTTGGGCCGCACCCATCACCGCCGACTTCGCGCTGGGCCAGGCGAACAGGAATCGTGGGTCGTAGGCGCGTCCGCACATGCCGTAGTGCCCGGCACCGTAGCTCGCTCCCATCAGCACCGAGATGTGCGGCACGGTGGAATTGGACACGGCGTTGATCATCATCGAGCCGTGCTTGATGATGCCGTTCTGCTCGTATTCCTTGCCGACCATGTAACCGGTGGTGTTGTGCAGGAACAACAGTGGCGTGTTGCTGCGGTTGGCGAGCTGGATGAACTGGGTCGCCTTCTGCGACTCCTGGCTGAACAGCACTCCCTGGGCGTTGGCCAGGATCCCGACCGGATACCCGTGGATGCGGGCCCACCCGGTGCACAGTGAACTGCCGTAATCAGGTTTGAACTCATCGAAGTCGCTGTCGTCGACCACGCGGGCGATCACATCGCGGGGGTTGAACGGGATCTTCAGATCCGACGGGACGATGCCGAGCAGTTCCTCGGCGTCGTAGCGTGGTTCGAGCACCTCGGCCACCGGGCCGGGTCCCTGCTTGCGCCAGTTCAAGCGGGACACGATGCGCCGGCCGAGCCGGACGGCGTCCTGCTCGTCGGCGGCGAAGTAGTCGGCCAGACCCGACTGACGGGCGTGCATCTGGGCGCCGCCCAGAGACTCGTCGTCGCTGTCCTCGCCGGTCGCCATCTTCACCAACGGCGGTCCGCCGAGGAAGACCTTCGACGCGTTCTCGATCATCACCACGTGATCGCTCATGCCGGGGACGTAGGCGCCGCCCGCGGTGGAGTTGCCGAAAACCAGGGCGATGGTCGGTATGCCCGCGGCAGACAGCCTGGTGAGGTCGCGGAACATCCGGCCGCCGGGGACGAACACCTCCTTCTGGGTGGGCAGGTCGGCGCCGCCGGACTCGACCAGCGAGATCATCGGCAGGCGATTCTGCAGCGCGATGTCGTTGCAGCGGAGAATCTTCCGCAGGGTCCACGGATTGGAGGTACCGCCTTTGACGGTCGGGTCGTTGGCCACGATCATGCACTCGACGCCTTCGACCACGCCGATGCCGGTGACCGCGGACGCCCCCACCTGGAAGTCCGAGCCGTATGCCGCCAGCGGGCACAACTCGAGGAAGGCCGAGTCCTCGTCGATCAGCATCTCGATGCGCTCGCGGGCGGTCATCTTGCCACGCTTGCGGTGGCGGGCGACGTACTTCTCGCCCCCACCGGCGAGGGCCTTGTCGAACTCGGTCCGGATCTCGACGAGCTTGTCGTTCATCGACGTACTCGCCGCCCGAAAGTCCTCACCCGCCGGGTCGAGGGTGGATCGGATGGCCGTCATCGCTGATACCCCAATCGTTTTGCCGCGAGTCCGGACAGGATCTCGGTGGTGCCGCCACCGATACCGATGATGCGCATGTCGCGGTACTGGCGCTCCACCTCGGTACCGGTCATGTAGCCCATCCCGCCGAACAGCTGAACCGCTTTGTTCGCCACCCACTCACCCGCCTCGACGGCGGTGTTCTTCGCGAAGCAGACCTCCGCGATCAGATCGTCGTCGGAGGTCACCTTCCGTTCCACGACGGCGCGGGTGTAGGTGCGTGCGATGTCGATGCGGCGGGCCATCTCGGTGACGGCCTCCTGCACCGATTGGCGTGCGATCAACGGCTTTCCGAATGTCTCCCGATCACGGACCCAGTCCAGGGTGAGGTCGAGGCACCGTTGCGCGCTCGCGTACGCCTGAACGGCGAGGCCGGATCGCTCGGTGACGAAGGCCGTCGCGATCTGGGCGAAACCGGAGTTCTCCGCCCCCACCAGGTTGGCGACCGGCACGCGGGCATCGACAAACGACAGTTCGGCGGTGTCCGAACTGCGCCAACCCATCTTGTCGAGCTTGCGGGTGACGGTGAAGCCGGGTGTGTCCTTCTCGACGACGAGCAGCGAGACACCGGAAGCGCCCGGGCCACCTGTGCGGACCGCGGTCACGACGAAGTCGGCGCGCACGGCGGAGGTGATGTAGGTCTTGGCGCCGTTGACCACGTAGTGATCTCCGTCGCGGACCGCGGACGTGCGCAGGTGCCCGACGTCGCTGCCCCCGCCCGGCTCGGTGATCGCGAGGCTGCCGATCTTCTCACCGGCGAGGGTGGGCCGGACCCACCGGTCGATCTGATCGGGATCACCGGCCCCGATGAGGTGCGGCAGCGCGATGCCGTGGGTGAACAGTGATGCGAACACACCGCCGGCGGCTCCCGCGTAGTGGAACTCCTCGCCCAGGATGGAGCCGTCGATGAGATCTCCACCGGACCCACCGACCTCCTCGGGGATTCCCAGACCGAACAGCCCGAGCTTCGCCGCCTCGCGGTGCAGGTCGCGCGGGATCAACCCGTCGCGCTCCCACTCGTCCTGGTACGGCAGCACGTGGCGCTCCACGAATGCCCTGACAGTGGAACGCAGTTCGAGGCGCTCAGGGGTGTCCCACACCGGACTGGTGATCGTCACTTGCTCTCCTTGCTGTTCGTGAAGGCGATCGGGATGGGCACCGGACGCGAGCGCAGCCACTCGCCCATGCCCTTGGCCTGTGGATCGAATCGAACGTTCTCCGCGACACCGCGTCCGAGCACACCGTCGATCACGAAGTTGACCGCGTTGAGGTTCGGGAGCCGGTGACGCCGCACCGGGAGGTCGGCGATCTCGGGCAGCAGCTTTCGGAGCAGATCGACGTCGAGGGTGCTGTCGAGCCAGGGGAAGTGCTCGGGGTCGCGCACCCACACCCCGATGTTCGCGCTTCCGCCCTTGTCGCCACTGCGCGCGCCTGCGACGGTACCCAGCGGCAGCGACGCCGTCGGGCCCCAGTCCGCGGAGGTCTCTGCCGGCGCGTCGCCGGCGTCGGCGGGCACCTCGGTGCGCAAGGGGCTCGGCGGGATACGTTCGACCACACCGGTTTGCAGGGCCACGCGGTGGTCCACGGCCGCGGCATCCACGTACCCCGGCTCGAACACGCCGTACGGGTTGCCGTGTCCGGGAGGTGCGGTCGCCGCGAACCCGGGATAACTCGCCAGCGCGAGTTCGATGGCGGTCGATGAGAACGCCCGGCCGACCTTCTTCGCGTCGGGATCGCGGACCACGCAGCGGAGCAGTGCGCTCGCCTGTTCCTCCGTCTCGGCATCCGGACGATCGAGTCGCGAGAGTTCCCAGTCGATCTCGGCAGGCGCGGTGGGCAGAGCCGCCGTGAACTGATCCTTGAACAGCTCGGCCTTGGCCTCGATGTCGAGCCCGGTGAGGATGAGGGTGATCTCGTTACGCACGCCGGCAAGGCTGTTCAGCGACACCTTGGTGGTCGACGGTGGCGCCTCGCCACGTACGCCGCTGATGGTCACCCGATCGTCGCCTGCCTGCGCGAGCTCGATGGTGTCGAGCCGCGTGGTGACGTCGGGACCCAGATACCTCGGTCCGCCGACCTCGTAGAGCAGCTGCGCGGTGACCGTCCCGACTGTGACCGCGCCGCCGGTACCGGGGTGCTTGGTGATCACCGACGACCCGTCGGCGGCGACCTCCGCGATCGGGAAGCCGAGGTGACCCATCCGGGGCAACTCACGGAAGAACGAGTAATTGCCGCCGGTCGCCTGGGCGCCGCATT contains:
- a CDS encoding biotin carboxylase N-terminal domain-containing protein; its protein translation is MTTTITSVLVANRGEIACRVFTTARAMGLRTVAVFSDPDEDAPHVRMADTAVALPGSTSAQTYLRGDLIIAAAQAADADAIHPGYGFLSENAEFAQAVMDAGLVWIGPPPAAIAAMGSKVNAKKLMADAGVPVLGNVDPAAVTVDDLPLLIKASAGGGGRGMRVVRSLDELGDAVAGAAREAESAFGDPTVFCETYVERGHHIEVQVMADRHGAVWAVGERECSIQRRHQKVVEEAPAPLVERLGGDLRDRLYAAARTAVAAIGYTGAGTVEFLADENGRFFFLETNTRLQVEHPVTELTTGTDLVSWQLRVAMGEHLDVRPPAASGHAIEVRLYAEDPAADWQPQSGTVHGIEIADDVAFGLLDRPGIRVDSGIEAGSEISTFYDPMLAKVISWAPDRRQAAAMLARVLADARIHGPVTNRDMLVNTLRSEAFRSGRTDTGFIDSIGLDVLGRSLAGGDDVRVAAAAAALADAAETRGRARVQAGLPAGWRNLASGYQVKRYLDTRADDPEIEVRYRHGRGGIDLPDLPDVSVVRTSPGRVVVSVNGVRRTLTVARHGDHAFVDGPGVAVSLRRVPRFVDPSAVARPGSLLAPMPGAVIRVAVIEGERVVAGQPMLWLEAMKMEHTVTAPTDGVVATLSVEPGQQLSVGDVLAVISADDGDDAGTAAAEDHSDNPKQEERVG
- a CDS encoding acyl-CoA carboxylase subunit beta, yielding MTAIRSTLDPAGEDFRAASTSMNDKLVEIRTEFDKALAGGGEKYVARHRKRGKMTARERIEMLIDEDSAFLELCPLAAYGSDFQVGASAVTGIGVVEGVECMIVANDPTVKGGTSNPWTLRKILRCNDIALQNRLPMISLVESGGADLPTQKEVFVPGGRMFRDLTRLSAAGIPTIALVFGNSTAGGAYVPGMSDHVVMIENASKVFLGGPPLVKMATGEDSDDESLGGAQMHARQSGLADYFAADEQDAVRLGRRIVSRLNWRKQGPGPVAEVLEPRYDAEELLGIVPSDLKIPFNPRDVIARVVDDSDFDEFKPDYGSSLCTGWARIHGYPVGILANAQGVLFSQESQKATQFIQLANRSNTPLLFLHNTTGYMVGKEYEQNGIIKHGSMMINAVSNSTVPHISVLMGASYGAGHYGMCGRAYDPRFLFAWPSAKSAVMGAAQLAGVISIVSRAATEARGGTVDESADAAMKQMIEAQIEAESVPAFLSGMLYDDGVIDPRDTRTILGLCLSAIDSGPVEGTSNFGVFRM
- a CDS encoding acyl-CoA dehydrogenase family protein, which produces MTITSPVWDTPERLELRSTVRAFVERHVLPYQDEWERDGLIPRDLHREAAKLGLFGLGIPEEVGGSGGDLIDGSILGEEFHYAGAAGGVFASLFTHGIALPHLIGAGDPDQIDRWVRPTLAGEKIGSLAITEPGGGSDVGHLRTSAVRDGDHYVVNGAKTYITSAVRADFVVTAVRTGGPGASGVSLLVVEKDTPGFTVTRKLDKMGWRSSDTAELSFVDARVPVANLVGAENSGFAQIATAFVTERSGLAVQAYASAQRCLDLTLDWVRDRETFGKPLIARQSVQEAVTEMARRIDIARTYTRAVVERKVTSDDDLIAEVCFAKNTAVEAGEWVANKAVQLFGGMGYMTGTEVERQYRDMRIIGIGGGTTEILSGLAAKRLGYQR
- a CDS encoding acyclic terpene utilization AtuA family protein; the protein is MVDTNAGRIVRIGNASGFYGDRFSAMREMLEGGELDYVTGDYLAELTMLILGRDRMKDPRSGYAKTFLRQMEECLGLAIDKGVRIVTNAGGLNPHGLAVALRELAERLGINADIAFVDGDDLLDRAAELELGDPLTANAYLGAFGIKTALDAGAEIVVTGRVTDASLTVGPAASEFGWEYHDLDALAGAVVAGHVIECGAQATGGNYSFFRELPRMGHLGFPIAEVAADGSSVITKHPGTGGAVTVGTVTAQLLYEVGGPRYLGPDVTTRLDTIELAQAGDDRVTISGVRGEAPPSTTKVSLNSLAGVRNEITLILTGLDIEAKAELFKDQFTAALPTAPAEIDWELSRLDRPDAETEEQASALLRCVVRDPDAKKVGRAFSSTAIELALASYPGFAATAPPGHGNPYGVFEPGYVDAAAVDHRVALQTGVVERIPPSPLRTEVPADAGDAPAETSADWGPTASLPLGTVAGARSGDKGGSANIGVWVRDPEHFPWLDSTLDVDLLRKLLPEIADLPVRRHRLPNLNAVNFVIDGVLGRGVAENVRFDPQAKGMGEWLRSRPVPIPIAFTNSKESK